A region of Streptomyces halobius DNA encodes the following proteins:
- the sepX gene encoding divisome protein SepX/GlpR, whose amino-acid sequence MRSSGLIYAVIVGAWAAYLVPMWLRRQDELNEARPTERFSTAIRLLSGRAAMQRRYAKGQQERPADDADEERDPDAAAGPADVRPFGDPAPADDTPTRVNAAAPTPPRPSAAERTKRAKVLARRRRTISILFLTFTLGAIAAAVGGLPFLWAPAIPAVLLTAYIVYLRVQERRRFVFTMDQRQAEAAAQRLREGRPRPQPPADQPPGTDHQPDPHRPRPHPRPDTAPAEAAPEPPRPAAPAHTAGRRALVEQTDHAEWVDQQRERPRLGSGSWEPVPVPLPTYVTAPVAPRATSHVDLDADDAWSSARSSAAADHPKPGTPGRRPRGRTPLFDQYAHPSPDGDAPRRSDDVDRPRAANE is encoded by the coding sequence GTGAGAAGCAGCGGCCTCATCTACGCAGTCATCGTCGGGGCCTGGGCCGCCTACTTGGTGCCGATGTGGCTCCGTAGGCAGGACGAGCTCAACGAGGCCCGTCCGACCGAGCGCTTCAGCACGGCCATCCGGCTGCTGTCCGGACGCGCGGCCATGCAACGCCGCTACGCCAAGGGGCAGCAGGAGCGCCCCGCCGACGATGCCGACGAGGAGCGGGACCCGGACGCCGCGGCCGGGCCGGCCGACGTCCGGCCCTTCGGCGACCCGGCACCGGCCGACGACACCCCCACCCGCGTGAACGCCGCCGCCCCCACCCCGCCGCGCCCTTCCGCCGCCGAGCGCACCAAGCGCGCCAAGGTCCTCGCCCGCCGCCGGCGCACCATCTCCATCCTCTTCCTCACCTTCACCCTCGGCGCCATCGCGGCAGCCGTCGGCGGCCTCCCCTTCCTCTGGGCCCCCGCCATCCCCGCCGTCCTTCTCACCGCCTACATCGTCTACCTGCGCGTCCAGGAGCGCCGCCGCTTCGTCTTCACCATGGACCAGCGCCAGGCGGAGGCGGCGGCACAGCGACTCCGGGAAGGCAGGCCCCGCCCCCAGCCGCCCGCCGACCAGCCGCCCGGCACCGACCACCAACCCGACCCCCACCGTCCCCGTCCCCATCCCCGTCCCGACACCGCGCCCGCCGAGGCCGCCCCGGAGCCGCCGCGCCCGGCGGCCCCCGCCCACACCGCCGGCCGCCGCGCCCTCGTCGAGCAGACCGACCACGCCGAGTGGGTCGACCAGCAGCGCGAACGCCCCCGCCTGGGATCGGGCAGCTGGGAACCGGTCCCCGTGCCCCTCCCGACCTACGTCACCGCCCCGGTCGCCCCCCGCGCCACCAGCCACGTCGATCTGGACGCCGACGACGCCTGGAGCTCCGCCCGCTCCAGCGCCGCCGCCGACCACCCCAAGCCCGGAACCCCCGGCCGCCGCCCCCGCGGCCGCACCCCGCTCTTCGACCAGTACGCCCACCCGTCTCCCGACGGAGACGCGCCGCGCCGCAGCGACGACGTGGACCGCCCCCGCGCGGCGAACGAGTGA
- a CDS encoding integrase, translating to MQILRHSKIAVTMEIYTHVPSESTRKALRKLGKHLGSQADPT from the coding sequence ATGCAGATCCTGCGACACAGCAAGATCGCGGTAACCATGGAGATCTACACGCACGTGCCGTCGGAGTCGACGCGGAAGGCTCTGCGGAAGCTGGGCAAGCATCTCGGCAGCCAGGCGGATCCCACGTAG
- a CDS encoding helix-turn-helix transcriptional regulator, with protein MLDHPQIRAWSPALAGIAEVFHARITDHVYPMHTHDSWTLLIVDDGMVRYDLDRHEHGALDQLVTLLPPHVPHNGRSVTPTGFRKRVVYLDSSQLEDSLIGLAVDSPVLEDPLLRQRIHQLHGSLEHAGDELEAESRLALVTERLRDHLQGNVADRSPVRNATIAYRLRDLLDAKFVEGISLQDASEALHVHPAHLVRVFSREFGMGPHQYLTSRRVDMARKLLLSGMPPRLVAAATGFYDQSHFNRHFKRTLGTSPGRYARSAPTDFAQTPI; from the coding sequence ATGCTTGATCATCCGCAGATCCGCGCATGGAGTCCCGCTCTGGCGGGAATCGCGGAAGTCTTCCACGCGCGCATCACTGACCACGTCTATCCCATGCATACGCATGACTCCTGGACGCTGCTGATCGTCGACGACGGCATGGTCAGATACGACCTGGACCGCCACGAACACGGCGCACTGGATCAGTTAGTCACCCTGCTCCCCCCGCACGTCCCACATAATGGACGCTCGGTCACTCCGACCGGCTTTCGGAAGAGAGTTGTATATCTCGATTCCTCGCAGCTGGAAGACAGCCTCATCGGACTGGCAGTCGACAGCCCGGTCCTGGAAGACCCACTGCTGCGCCAGCGCATCCACCAACTGCACGGGTCACTGGAGCACGCCGGCGACGAACTCGAAGCGGAAAGCAGATTGGCACTGGTGACCGAGCGGTTACGCGACCACCTGCAGGGAAACGTGGCGGACCGCAGCCCCGTCCGCAACGCCACCATCGCGTACCGCCTGCGCGACCTCCTCGACGCGAAGTTCGTCGAGGGCATCAGCCTCCAGGACGCCTCCGAAGCCCTGCACGTCCACCCCGCCCACCTCGTCCGCGTCTTCAGCCGCGAGTTCGGCATGGGCCCTCACCAATACCTCACCAGCCGCCGCGTCGACATGGCCCGCAAACTCCTCCTCAGCGGCATGCCTCCGCGCCTGGTGGCAGCCGCCACCGGCTTCTACGACCAGTCACACTTCAACCGCCACTTCAAACGCACCCTAGGCACCAGCCCCGGCCGCTACGCCCGCAGCGCCCCGACCGACTTCGCCCAAACCCCCATCTGA
- a CDS encoding DUF2000 domain-containing protein, translating to MESVNEPVRFETKIAVVLRDDLKVWQRLNMTAFLVSGIGREVPEVIGDPYSDADDTVYLPMFRQPVLVFEASKETLTRSHGRAISRGVPLSVFTTDLFTTNNDRDNRAAVRAVHRDQLDLVGMAVYGPRNAVDKIVKGARMHP from the coding sequence ATGGAATCCGTGAACGAACCTGTTCGTTTTGAGACAAAGATCGCCGTGGTCTTGCGCGATGACCTTAAGGTGTGGCAGCGCCTCAACATGACCGCGTTTCTGGTCAGTGGAATCGGCCGAGAGGTGCCGGAGGTAATCGGCGATCCGTATTCCGATGCCGACGACACCGTGTACCTGCCCATGTTCCGGCAGCCCGTGCTGGTTTTCGAGGCCAGCAAGGAGACTCTGACCAGGTCACACGGGCGTGCCATCAGCCGGGGTGTGCCCCTGTCGGTGTTCACCACCGACCTCTTCACCACCAACAACGACCGGGACAACAGGGCCGCCGTGCGGGCCGTCCACCGGGACCAGCTGGACCTCGTCGGCATGGCCGTGTACGGGCCGCGCAATGCCGTGGACAAAATCGTCAAGGGTGCTCGGATGCACCCGTGA
- a CDS encoding DMT family transporter produces MEKETQRRSESANAYLYLLATMAFFGSAFASSKAVVGHIPHQIAAGLRFGGGALILLLLLAFIGRKSRSAALTRQQIVRAAAVGLIGVFAYNLFFFWGLSLAPSIDGSIIVPVLSPVITTAILLALGREKASGARIGGLALGVVGAVVFFFGAGGAGLGAGGSRLIGDLVYLLGALSWAVYSIASKKVLAGVDPLRATTFGTLAGALALLVFAVPSFPEVEWSALSSVTWANIAYLAIGPTAVAYLFYYRGLRVVSPSTATVIMFTVPVFGVTCAVIFLGESFSGLQLAGAAVMLAGALLAVTQGRFRQGSRHESEQAAGSAAPVRSAESDGLESLNRG; encoded by the coding sequence GTGGAAAAAGAAACCCAACGGCGGAGCGAATCCGCCAACGCATACCTGTACCTGCTTGCGACCATGGCATTCTTTGGCAGCGCTTTCGCCAGCTCCAAAGCAGTGGTCGGTCATATTCCCCATCAAATTGCGGCCGGTCTGCGTTTTGGTGGCGGTGCACTCATCCTGCTTCTGCTGCTCGCGTTCATCGGGCGGAAGTCTCGGAGTGCGGCACTTACCCGGCAGCAGATCGTGCGCGCGGCGGCCGTGGGTCTTATCGGGGTATTCGCGTACAACCTGTTCTTCTTCTGGGGCCTTTCCCTCGCCCCTTCGATCGACGGCAGCATTATCGTTCCGGTGCTGAGTCCGGTCATTACCACCGCCATTCTTCTGGCCCTGGGCCGGGAGAAGGCGTCGGGAGCCCGGATCGGTGGCCTCGCCCTCGGGGTCGTCGGTGCCGTGGTGTTCTTCTTCGGGGCGGGGGGTGCCGGTCTTGGTGCGGGCGGGTCCCGGCTGATCGGGGACCTCGTCTACCTGCTCGGCGCGCTCTCCTGGGCGGTCTACAGCATCGCCTCGAAGAAGGTCCTGGCCGGTGTGGATCCGCTGCGGGCGACGACCTTCGGCACGCTCGCCGGGGCGCTGGCCCTGCTGGTCTTCGCCGTTCCGTCGTTCCCGGAGGTGGAGTGGAGTGCGCTGTCCTCGGTGACGTGGGCGAACATCGCCTACCTCGCCATAGGCCCCACCGCCGTGGCCTACCTCTTCTACTACCGGGGGTTGCGCGTCGTCAGCCCGTCGACTGCGACCGTCATCATGTTCACCGTCCCGGTGTTCGGCGTGACCTGCGCCGTCATCTTCCTCGGTGAGTCGTTCAGCGGACTGCAGCTGGCCGGTGCCGCCGTCATGCTGGCCGGTGCTCTGCTGGCCGTGACGCAGGGCCGCTTCCGGCAGGGGAGCCGGCACGAATCGGAGCAGGCGGCCGGATCGGCCGCACCCGTTCGCTCTGCGGAGTCCGACGGCCTGGAATCGCTCAACAGAGGCTGA
- a CDS encoding AfsR/SARP family transcriptional regulator, with product MKHQIVLGSLLTAESRRTSIRRLVDAVWGTAPPSTAGKQIRNAVSDLRGILAPSGALITPAADGYQLDIGEAWFDLREFHRHLGRARTLLGHQRSADVIAEFRAALSLWTGPMLSGIESAALQAQVAGVNEVRLSAAEECIDLELTRDRHKSLLSELSALVAENPLRERMVAQYVRALYRSGTRARAFAVYEQTRRRLAEQLGLSPGPELVEIHQLMLREDAGAAGPTAAGPPVPAATSAPVAAAPDSLPSEIGHFVGRAAEIEVLLADGTRPGPQRVVSVDGMGGAGKTALAVHVAHRLADRYPDGRLFLDLRGRTCDRAPLGHRAALRRLLLLSGLPEAELPVPVEALVQLWRSRTVGRRMLVVLDNAADAEQIGPLLPAGDGCLTLVTSRRRLTMTTLSPTRVLSLEPLPRKEGYELFCRLLGNRHPKPLPDAVNGILEHCGDLPLAVSAAAARLRRRPSWPVWHLAERLADRQMRLAELQTEHGGLIACFDASYRHLSAGQQRLLRLLGAAEGDRTDVGSASVLAGLPPFVAEQMLEELVDEHLLMQPEPGRYRMHPLMKTYCAQLPAPDGTTGPRSAPRRVPAQTMAA from the coding sequence ATGAAACATCAGATTGTGCTCGGCTCGCTCCTGACCGCGGAAAGCCGGCGCACCTCCATCAGACGTCTCGTCGACGCCGTATGGGGGACCGCTCCCCCGAGCACGGCGGGCAAGCAGATCCGCAATGCCGTCTCCGATCTGCGCGGCATCCTGGCTCCCAGCGGAGCCCTCATCACTCCCGCCGCAGACGGCTACCAACTCGACATCGGCGAGGCGTGGTTCGACCTTCGGGAGTTCCACCGGCACCTGGGACGGGCGCGCACCCTGCTGGGCCACCAGCGGTCGGCGGATGTCATCGCGGAGTTCCGTGCCGCGCTGTCCCTGTGGACCGGCCCGATGCTTTCCGGAATCGAAAGCGCTGCCCTGCAGGCCCAGGTCGCCGGCGTGAACGAGGTCCGGCTGTCTGCCGCCGAGGAATGCATCGACCTCGAACTCACTCGGGACCGGCACAAGAGCCTCCTCAGCGAACTCTCCGCATTAGTGGCCGAGAACCCGCTGCGCGAGCGCATGGTCGCCCAGTACGTCCGCGCCCTGTACCGCTCCGGCACCCGGGCCCGCGCCTTCGCCGTGTACGAGCAGACCAGGCGTCGGTTGGCCGAGCAGCTCGGCCTGAGCCCCGGCCCCGAACTGGTGGAGATACACCAGCTGATGCTGCGCGAGGACGCCGGCGCGGCGGGACCCACCGCGGCCGGACCCCCGGTCCCGGCCGCCACCTCCGCTCCCGTCGCGGCCGCACCGGACAGCCTGCCGTCCGAGATCGGACACTTCGTGGGGCGGGCCGCCGAGATCGAGGTGCTCCTCGCCGATGGGACTCGTCCCGGTCCGCAGCGCGTGGTGTCCGTCGACGGCATGGGAGGTGCCGGAAAGACCGCCCTCGCGGTGCACGTCGCCCACCGGCTCGCGGACCGCTACCCGGACGGCCGGCTCTTCCTCGACCTGCGGGGCCGCACCTGCGACCGGGCGCCGCTCGGCCACCGGGCGGCGCTGCGCCGGTTGCTGCTGCTCTCGGGTCTGCCCGAGGCCGAACTGCCCGTACCGGTCGAGGCGCTGGTACAGCTGTGGCGCAGCCGCACCGTGGGCCGACGCATGCTGGTCGTCCTGGACAACGCCGCCGACGCGGAGCAGATCGGGCCGCTGCTCCCGGCGGGGGACGGCTGCTTGACGCTGGTGACCAGCAGGCGCCGCCTGACCATGACCACGCTGTCCCCCACCCGGGTGCTGTCCCTGGAGCCGCTGCCCCGGAAGGAGGGGTACGAACTGTTCTGCCGGTTGCTCGGCAACCGGCACCCCAAGCCGCTGCCGGACGCCGTCAACGGCATCCTGGAGCACTGCGGCGATCTGCCGCTGGCCGTCTCGGCCGCCGCGGCACGGTTGCGGAGGCGGCCTTCGTGGCCCGTATGGCATCTGGCGGAGCGGCTTGCGGACCGTCAGATGCGGCTCGCCGAACTGCAGACGGAGCACGGCGGCCTCATCGCCTGTTTCGACGCTTCATACCGGCATCTGAGCGCCGGACAGCAGCGGCTGCTGCGCCTGCTGGGCGCGGCGGAGGGGGACCGGACGGACGTCGGGTCGGCCTCGGTGCTGGCGGGGCTGCCGCCCTTCGTCGCCGAGCAGATGCTTGAGGAACTGGTCGACGAGCACCTTCTGATGCAGCCGGAGCCCGGCCGGTACCGAATGCACCCGCTCATGAAGACCTATTGCGCGCAGTTGCCCGCCCCGGACGGCACGACCGGGCCGCGGTCCGCCCCGCGCCGCGTGCCGGCGCAGACGATGGCCGCCTGA
- a CDS encoding 2-isopropylmalate synthase yields MTEAPPSPLVTSRLRTPVGPRRDDQQWWNAQRGSAMPFQRYERSGSRLPHELTDRTWPMKSLVRAPLWASVDLRDGNQALSSPMDIERKSRMFDLLVSMGFKDIEVGYPSASDADFSFLRMLIEQDRIPDDVTISVFTPARPELIDRTFEAIEGADRAMVHLCNATACLWREVVFGMSADDVQRMALRSAEHIARRAESAKRTELRFEYSPETFNVTEPEFVLRLSNAITSLWDASPDRPVTLNLPTTVETDSPNVFADQVEWMHRNLERRDAVILSVHPHNDRGTAVASAELAVMAGADRVEGTLFGNGERTGNVCLATLALNLFSQGIDPQLDFSDIDRIRRTVEFANQLPVHPRHPYAGDLVYTAFSGTHQDAIAKGLAAIERRAAEAGTATTEVPWDVPYLPIDPKDVGRTYESVVRVNSQSGKGGVAHVLKSAYGLDLPRGMRVELARQVQQVADGDGVELTSRELRAVFAEMYLDFARPALLLKEFQLTSEGDTTDIDALVVHGEGREKRLAGSGADAAGAYVDALAGTGLAVEIAEITGHVVSDSLGTRYAAYAQIGLDGATRYGAAIAGDEASARLGAVTSAVNRAHA; encoded by the coding sequence ATGACCGAGGCGCCACCGTCACCCCTCGTCACGTCACGGCTCAGGACCCCTGTCGGACCACGCCGTGACGACCAGCAATGGTGGAATGCGCAGCGCGGCTCGGCCATGCCCTTCCAGCGTTACGAGCGGTCGGGAAGCCGGCTTCCGCACGAGCTGACGGACCGTACCTGGCCCATGAAGTCGCTGGTCCGGGCACCGCTGTGGGCTTCGGTCGACCTGCGCGACGGGAACCAGGCGCTCAGCAGCCCGATGGACATCGAGCGCAAGAGCCGGATGTTCGACCTGCTGGTGAGTATGGGCTTCAAGGACATCGAGGTCGGATACCCGTCGGCCAGTGACGCAGATTTCTCTTTTCTGCGGATGCTGATCGAGCAGGACCGGATTCCCGACGACGTGACGATATCCGTCTTCACGCCGGCCCGGCCGGAATTGATCGACCGGACCTTCGAGGCCATCGAGGGTGCGGACCGGGCCATGGTCCACCTGTGCAATGCGACGGCCTGTCTGTGGCGTGAGGTCGTGTTCGGAATGAGCGCGGACGACGTGCAGCGGATGGCGCTCCGCTCGGCGGAGCACATCGCCCGCCGGGCGGAGTCCGCCAAGAGAACGGAGTTGCGTTTCGAGTACTCGCCGGAGACGTTCAATGTGACGGAACCCGAATTCGTGCTCCGGCTGTCGAATGCCATCACCTCGCTGTGGGACGCGAGCCCGGACCGCCCGGTGACGCTGAACCTGCCGACGACGGTGGAGACCGACTCGCCGAACGTCTTCGCCGACCAGGTCGAGTGGATGCACCGCAACCTCGAGCGGCGCGACGCGGTCATCCTCTCGGTGCACCCGCACAACGACCGGGGCACCGCGGTGGCCTCCGCGGAACTGGCCGTAATGGCAGGAGCAGACCGCGTCGAGGGCACGCTCTTCGGCAACGGCGAGCGCACCGGCAACGTCTGCCTGGCCACGCTGGCGCTCAACCTCTTCAGCCAGGGCATCGACCCGCAGCTGGACTTCTCCGACATCGACCGGATCCGCCGCACCGTCGAATTCGCCAACCAGCTGCCGGTCCACCCGCGTCATCCGTACGCCGGCGACCTGGTGTACACCGCGTTCTCCGGCACCCACCAGGACGCCATCGCCAAGGGCCTGGCCGCGATCGAGCGGCGGGCCGCCGAGGCGGGCACCGCCACCACCGAGGTGCCGTGGGACGTCCCGTACCTGCCCATCGACCCCAAGGACGTGGGCCGCACCTACGAGTCGGTGGTCCGCGTCAACAGCCAGTCGGGCAAGGGCGGTGTGGCCCACGTGCTCAAGAGCGCGTACGGGCTGGACCTGCCCCGCGGGATGCGCGTGGAACTGGCCCGGCAGGTGCAGCAGGTGGCCGACGGCGACGGGGTGGAGCTGACGTCCCGGGAACTGCGGGCCGTCTTCGCGGAGATGTACCTCGACTTCGCACGGCCGGCGCTGCTGCTGAAGGAGTTCCAGCTGACCAGCGAGGGGGATACCACGGACATCGACGCCCTGGTCGTCCACGGCGAGGGCCGGGAGAAGCGGCTGGCCGGCTCGGGTGCCGACGCGGCCGGCGCGTACGTCGATGCCCTCGCAGGCACCGGCCTCGCGGTCGAGATCGCCGAGATCACCGGACATGTCGTGAGCGACAGCCTCGGCACCCGGTACGCCGCCTACGCGCAGATCGGCCTGGACGGGGCGACGCGGTACGGAGCCGCGATCGCCGGCGACGAGGCGAGCGCCCGGCTGGGCGCGGTCACCTCCGCCGTCAACCGCGCGCACGCCTGA
- a CDS encoding amino acid adenylation domain-containing protein codes for MSLKGRRLALPEDLLVHRVFEAQARQHPDRTALTCGAEQLTFAELNARANRFAHHLITLGAGRGSVIGVCLDRTPELLIAILGTLKAGAAYVPLDPTYPAERLRLMVSQLDEIKLNVVSAETRALITGAPGEPVLLDELERSGRLDAQPTTDPVVDLTNDDLCYVVFTSGSTGTPKATAVRHEGWYNLLEWLRVEYGLDGSAGGLTVSSFGFDISQRGLMAPLFCGAALHLLPSRVFDPGMAYRLIGAHGVRQLHCAPSTLYVLIEHERALGTDALTRVGHVFIGGEPLTVSRIEEWATQEGNSCVLLHQYGVAECTDVATSHVLADYARYRGAATPVGTPVYNTEIHLLDDELGEVPDGETGEICVSGLSVSAGYLNASPADSRRFTELAGENGSVRLYRTGDRGYLTPDGELVVVGRVDAQVKIRGMRMDLGDVEHGVRSHALVDDAVVLALPDASGEPRLVAFVLPAAGALDTRTLYRDLLNTLPRNMVPQEFTVLDAFPLNPNGKTDRRALAALAGG; via the coding sequence ATGTCCCTCAAAGGCAGGCGCCTCGCGCTGCCGGAAGACCTGCTCGTCCACCGGGTCTTCGAGGCCCAGGCTCGGCAGCACCCTGACCGGACGGCCCTGACCTGCGGTGCCGAACAACTGACCTTCGCCGAGCTGAACGCGCGGGCCAACCGGTTCGCCCACCACCTCATCACCCTCGGTGCGGGCCGCGGCTCGGTGATCGGCGTGTGCCTGGACCGTACGCCCGAGCTCCTGATCGCGATCCTCGGCACGCTGAAGGCCGGCGCCGCGTACGTGCCGCTGGATCCCACCTACCCCGCCGAGCGGCTGCGGCTCATGGTCTCCCAGCTCGATGAGATCAAGCTCAACGTCGTCTCGGCCGAGACCCGCGCCCTGATCACCGGGGCGCCGGGCGAACCGGTCCTCCTGGACGAGCTGGAGCGGTCCGGGCGGCTGGACGCCCAACCCACCACCGATCCCGTCGTCGACCTCACCAACGACGACCTGTGCTACGTCGTGTTCACCTCCGGGTCGACGGGCACGCCCAAGGCCACCGCCGTGCGCCATGAAGGCTGGTACAACCTCCTGGAGTGGCTGCGCGTCGAGTACGGGCTGGACGGCTCGGCCGGCGGGCTCACGGTCAGCTCCTTCGGCTTCGACATCAGCCAGCGCGGCCTGATGGCGCCGCTGTTCTGCGGCGCCGCCCTCCACCTGCTGCCCAGCCGGGTCTTCGACCCGGGCATGGCGTACCGGCTGATCGGGGCCCACGGCGTCCGGCAGCTGCACTGCGCCCCGAGCACCCTGTACGTGCTGATCGAGCACGAGCGGGCGCTGGGGACCGACGCGCTGACCCGGGTCGGCCACGTCTTCATCGGCGGGGAGCCGCTCACGGTCTCCCGCATCGAGGAATGGGCAACCCAGGAGGGCAACTCCTGTGTGCTGCTGCACCAGTACGGGGTGGCCGAGTGCACCGACGTGGCGACCTCCCATGTGCTCGCGGACTACGCCCGCTACCGTGGCGCGGCGACACCGGTGGGCACGCCCGTGTACAACACGGAGATCCACCTGCTCGACGACGAGCTGGGCGAGGTGCCGGACGGCGAGACCGGCGAGATCTGCGTCTCGGGCCTCAGCGTCAGCGCCGGCTACCTCAACGCCTCGCCCGCCGACAGCCGGCGGTTCACCGAACTGGCCGGCGAGAACGGTTCGGTACGGCTCTACCGGACCGGCGACCGCGGCTACCTCACCCCGGACGGGGAGCTGGTGGTGGTCGGCCGGGTCGACGCCCAGGTCAAGATCCGTGGCATGCGGATGGACCTCGGAGACGTCGAGCACGGTGTCCGCTCCCACGCGCTCGTCGACGATGCCGTGGTCCTGGCGCTGCCGGACGCCTCGGGCGAGCCGCGTCTGGTGGCCTTCGTCCTGCCCGCGGCCGGTGCGCTCGACACCCGGACCCTGTACCGCGACCTGCTGAACACCCTGCCCCGGAACATGGTCCCGCAGGAGTTCACGGTCCTCGACGCCTTCCCCCTCAACCCGAACGGGAAGACCGACCGCCGGGCCCTGGCCGCCCTGGCCGGCGGCTGA
- a CDS encoding chlorinating enzyme, whose protein sequence is MTIDQQRPTPAARISRNAVIPEDIKADIEQFSLDGFTGPIKLYESEEAAALIREIRINNQDSSRALYKNSVNYDRHFDIPELSRHITHPTIVKYLSAILGPDVLNWRTEWFPKFPGAKATEWHQVRDYSYANGKPQLLPTESEWNAYIDITVWTTFTPATKDTACMKFVRGSQRDWIFDEHKSTQAGRSTDYDVAHADTGFFGYDFADFKIDPNWEPRPEDVVELEMKPGEAVIFTASCVHGSTPNNTERETRFAIASRYVPTHVRVYPDQDSFSAHGATFDLSEYGSVVVAGENRFEHNRIRTENNHGTPFGWTAS, encoded by the coding sequence ATGACCATCGACCAGCAGCGCCCGACCCCGGCCGCCCGGATCTCCCGCAACGCCGTCATTCCCGAGGACATCAAGGCGGACATCGAGCAGTTCAGCCTCGACGGCTTCACCGGCCCGATCAAGCTGTACGAGTCGGAGGAGGCAGCGGCGCTGATCCGCGAGATCCGGATCAACAACCAGGACTCTTCGCGCGCCCTGTACAAGAACAGCGTCAACTACGACCGGCACTTCGACATCCCGGAGCTCAGCCGGCACATCACCCACCCGACGATCGTGAAGTACCTGAGCGCGATCCTCGGTCCGGACGTGCTGAACTGGCGGACCGAGTGGTTCCCGAAGTTCCCCGGCGCCAAGGCCACCGAATGGCACCAGGTGCGCGACTACAGCTACGCCAACGGCAAGCCGCAGCTCCTGCCGACCGAGTCGGAGTGGAACGCGTACATCGACATCACCGTCTGGACCACCTTCACGCCGGCCACCAAGGACACCGCGTGCATGAAGTTCGTCCGCGGTTCGCAGCGTGACTGGATCTTCGACGAGCACAAGTCCACCCAGGCCGGCCGGAGCACGGACTACGACGTCGCGCACGCCGACACCGGCTTCTTCGGCTACGACTTCGCCGACTTCAAGATCGACCCGAACTGGGAGCCGCGTCCCGAGGACGTCGTCGAGCTGGAGATGAAGCCGGGCGAGGCCGTCATCTTCACCGCCTCCTGCGTGCACGGCTCGACCCCGAACAACACCGAACGCGAGACCCGCTTCGCGATCGCCAGCCGTTACGTCCCCACGCACGTGCGCGTCTACCCGGACCAGGACTCCTTCAGCGCCCACGGCGCGACGTTCGACCTGTCCGAGTACGGCAGCGTCGTCGTGGCGGGCGAGAACCGCTTCGAGCACAACCGGATCCGCACCGAGAACAACCACGGCACCCCGTTCGGCTGGACCGCGAGCTGA
- a CDS encoding phosphopantetheine-binding protein yields MITSKVHAIWSRELNLEEFSDTDDFFSLGGHSLIMTRIQREILSELGVEIPMDQLFRKSTVAEISEHIESALSAA; encoded by the coding sequence GTGATCACATCGAAGGTCCACGCCATTTGGAGCCGTGAACTCAACCTTGAGGAGTTCTCCGACACGGACGACTTCTTCAGTCTCGGCGGGCACTCACTGATCATGACCCGGATCCAGCGCGAGATCCTCTCCGAGCTCGGCGTCGAGATCCCGATGGACCAGCTCTTCCGCAAGTCCACGGTCGCGGAGATCTCCGAGCACATCGAGTCGGCCCTTTCGGCCGCCTGA